In Micromonospora sp. WMMD980, the following are encoded in one genomic region:
- a CDS encoding HAD family phosphatase: MVDAVLFDLDGVIVDSEPVWEEVRRAYVAAHGGTWQPDTQRRLMGMSTGEWARYLSGELGVDRSAEQVATEVVAEMVGRYAERVPLIDGADAVVREVAARWPLGLASSSPTRLIAAALDATGLADAFGATMSTEETARGKPAPDVWLAVAARLGVDPARCVAVEDSSNGVCSAAAAGCRVVAVPHLSYPLDPDAEALADVLLPSIDALTPELLAGLRR, translated from the coding sequence ATGGTGGACGCGGTGCTCTTCGACCTGGATGGCGTGATCGTGGACTCGGAGCCGGTCTGGGAGGAGGTCCGGCGGGCGTACGTGGCCGCGCACGGGGGCACCTGGCAACCCGACACGCAGCGACGGCTGATGGGCATGAGCACCGGCGAGTGGGCCCGTTACCTCAGCGGCGAGCTGGGCGTCGACCGGTCGGCCGAGCAGGTCGCCACCGAGGTGGTGGCCGAGATGGTCGGGCGTTACGCGGAGCGCGTACCGCTGATCGACGGGGCCGACGCGGTGGTGCGCGAGGTGGCCGCGCGGTGGCCGCTGGGCCTGGCCAGCTCGTCGCCGACCCGGCTGATCGCGGCGGCGCTGGACGCGACCGGCCTGGCCGACGCGTTCGGCGCTACGATGTCGACCGAGGAGACGGCCCGGGGCAAGCCGGCGCCCGACGTGTGGCTCGCGGTGGCGGCCCGGCTGGGCGTCGACCCGGCCCGGTGTGTGGCGGTGGAGGACTCGTCCAACGGGGTCTGTTCGGCGGCGGCGGCCGGGTGCCGGGTGGTGGCGGTGCCGCACCTGTCGTACCCGTTGGATCCGGACGCCGAGGCCCTCGCGGACGTGCTGCTCCCCTCGATCGACGCCCTCACCCCCGAGCTGCTGGCCGGATTGCGGCGTTAA
- a CDS encoding NADPH:quinone reductase, with protein MRAIVYERSGDASVLQLVERPVPEPGPGEVLVRMAVSGVNPTDWKAREAWPLPAGWQIPHQDGAGVVEAVGEGVDRILIGERVWVWEAAWQRPWGTAAEYTVVPVRHAVSLGSASFDLGAALGIPFMTAHRCLTAGEFMPEKLHAGALSDHVVLVQGGAGAVGNAAIQLARWADACVITTVSTPEKAQLAAAAGADFVINYREQDVVEEVRKIAPDGVHTIVEVSAARNAAADVRILRTGGAVCVYADDGGDEVTLPIRPLMGPNARWQFVLVYTAPKVAKAQAVTDVAAAVAQGAIRVGEEAGLPVHRHPLAETATAQQAVRDGAVGKVLVVTADE; from the coding sequence ATGAGGGCGATCGTGTACGAGCGCAGTGGGGACGCCTCGGTGCTCCAGTTGGTGGAGCGGCCGGTGCCGGAGCCCGGCCCCGGCGAGGTGCTGGTGCGGATGGCCGTCTCGGGGGTGAACCCGACCGACTGGAAGGCCCGTGAGGCGTGGCCCCTGCCGGCCGGCTGGCAGATCCCGCACCAGGACGGCGCCGGGGTGGTGGAGGCGGTCGGCGAGGGTGTCGACCGGATCCTGATCGGCGAGCGGGTCTGGGTGTGGGAGGCGGCGTGGCAGCGCCCCTGGGGCACCGCCGCCGAATACACCGTGGTCCCGGTGCGGCACGCGGTGTCGCTGGGCTCGGCCTCGTTCGACCTGGGCGCGGCGCTGGGCATCCCGTTCATGACCGCGCACCGCTGCCTGACCGCCGGCGAGTTCATGCCGGAGAAGCTGCACGCCGGCGCGCTGAGCGATCACGTGGTGCTGGTGCAGGGCGGGGCGGGCGCGGTGGGCAACGCGGCGATCCAGCTCGCCCGCTGGGCCGACGCCTGCGTGATCACCACGGTGAGCACACCGGAGAAGGCGCAGCTCGCCGCCGCCGCCGGGGCCGACTTTGTGATCAACTATCGCGAGCAGGACGTGGTGGAGGAGGTCCGCAAGATCGCGCCCGACGGGGTGCACACGATCGTCGAGGTCTCCGCCGCCCGCAACGCCGCCGCGGACGTGCGGATCCTGCGGACCGGCGGCGCGGTCTGCGTCTACGCCGACGATGGCGGCGACGAGGTGACGTTGCCGATCCGGCCGCTGATGGGCCCGAACGCGCGCTGGCAGTTCGTGCTGGTCTACACCGCGCCGAAGGTGGCCAAGGCGCAGGCGGTCACCGACGTCGCGGCGGCGGTGGCGCAGGGCGCGATCCGGGTCGGCGAGGAAGCCGGGCTGCCGGTGCACCGTCACCCGCTGGCCGAGACGGCGACCGCGCAGCAGGCGGTGCGGGACGGTGCGGTGGGCAAGGTCCTGGTCGTCACCGCCGACGAGTAG